From the genome of Candidatus Methylacidiphilales bacterium:
ACCCCCCAACCCTTCCCTCCGGCGTCACACTCACGATATACTTTCCCAAGAAAAAACGCGCCAATTCGACAACATTCTCCTGTTGATACACCTCACGGCTTATCTTCTTCCCCATACTGCCATCATTCTAATTTTCCAAACCTCCCCTCCCCAAGCCTAAAATCATACTTGCTATTGCTCACAAACCGCCCAGCCTGAAAGACGATGAAATTCCTCTTCCAACTCATCAACCTCCGTTTCATCCCCTACTTCCCAGATCTAGGCTTGCTTCTCCTTCGTCTCATCGGTGGAGGGGTAATGATATACGCGCACGGTTGGGAGAAACTCACCAACTTCTCATCCAAAGCCGCGCAATTTCCTGATCCCTTAGGGCTAGGCTCCACCACAAGTCTGGGCCTCACCATATTTGCTGAGGTATTCTGTGCATTTCTCTTGATCTTAGGAATAGGCACGCGTTTTGCAGCAGCTGCCTTATCAATAACCATGAGCGTGGCGTTCTTCATTGTTCACAAGGGCAGCATAGCAGAAGGAGAATTAGCCTTGATGTTTCTCACCATCTACCTTACCCTATTTCTGAGCGGCGGTGGAAAATACGCTCTCTATCGAGACTAACCCCTAAGCCTCCTTTTCACCCCTACTCATACAAATATTGATACAATACAAAACCTGCGGAAGAATCATTGTGCTTGCAATCAAACACATCCCTATCCCAACCATCATGAGCAAACCTAGGCTGTAAAGCCCCTCATATTGGCTAATCATCATCGAACCAAACCCCACCATCGAAGTAAGAGCCGACATCACCACAGCTTTACCCGTGCTATTCGAAAATAAATTCATCTGTGGCGCCTCACGCCAACGATCCACCGTATAAATACCGTAAGCGACACCTATTCCTATCACCAAAGGCAACGTCACAATATTTGCAGGATTAAACGGAATCTGCAAAGCCACCATTAATCCCAGCGTAAATACAATCGCAATCCCCAAAGGCAAAAGAGCTAAAAGCCCATGTGTAATGCGACCAAAATGCAAAAAAATCAGCACCACCACCGTCAACAAAGCCCACTGAGCTGCCTCAAGATAACTTTGCCGCAGCAACTCGATATACTCGTAGTTCTGCACCGGCGTGCCAGTTGCCATAGGGTCAACTGACCTCAGGTCATTCACAAATCGAACGTTGGGCTCACGATCCCATATATTCTCCTTCGGATGCGCTTCAATCAACAATCGACCCCGACTCGACACAAAACGCTGCCGTATCACACCGGGCACATCCTCCAGCATAATTACTCGATCAAACGCTTGCTGTTTCAAAAAGGCTAAATCCTTCTGCATCGTCCCAAACACTTCAACCTGATAGCGATTCAACCGACGCCCAATTTCCTCTTGGCTCAGATCCCCCATAGCTGCCAAAGCACGTTCTATCGGAGGAATGAGTCGCCCAAAAACTTCCTCCGCGTCACGCGCCATCTGCGAGACAGCACGATACTTCGATGCCTCTCGACGCCCTTCCCTACTATGTTCTAAAAGCTCTTGAAGCCGCTTTCGTGTCCTCTCGACATCGATGGATCGGCTCACATCCGTATCCAAACGAATCCCCCGCAACAGCTCCACAATTCGCCGAATAATTGGCAGCTTCTCCTCCTGTCTCTCAGGAAAGAAATCCAATATTGACCGCACCTCCTGGACTGTCGGCAGCGCCTTCAACGC
Proteins encoded in this window:
- a CDS encoding DoxX family protein encodes the protein MKFLFQLINLRFIPYFPDLGLLLLRLIGGGVMIYAHGWEKLTNFSSKAAQFPDPLGLGSTTSLGLTIFAEVFCAFLLILGIGTRFAAAALSITMSVAFFIVHKGSIAEGELALMFLTIYLTLFLSGGGKYALYRD